A single region of the Streptomyces sp. ITFR-16 genome encodes:
- a CDS encoding heavy metal translocating P-type ATPase, with protein sequence MSTHTTATAGTGTAEVELAIGGMTCASCAARIEKKLNRMDGVEATVNYATEKARVSFRDEDVSVRDLIATVERTGYTAHEPAPPVRDHDEAATGPAEADELLPLRQRLLTAVVLAVPVIAMAMIPALQFDNWQWLSLTLAAPVVTYAAWPFHRAAWTNARHGAATMDTLISLGTSAAFLWSVWALFFGTAGMTGMTHPFELTVGRGDGAGSIYLEVAAGVTAFILAGRYFEARSKRKAGAALKALLELGAKEVTVLREGRETTVDTADLRTGDRFLVRPGEKIATDGLVVEGSSAVDASMLTGESVPVEVGVGDPVTGATLNAGGRLVVEATRVGADTQLARMAKLVEDAQNGKAAAQRLADRISAVFVPVVIALALGTLGFWLADGAGPTAAFTAAVAVLIIACPCALGLATPTALMVGTGRGAQLGILIKGPEVLETTRRIDTIVLDKTGTVTTGRMTLQTIHTTPGTTEHDTLRLAGALEHASEHPIAQAIATAATDLTGTPHPTPEDFTNIPGLGVQGIVDGHAVLVGREQLLAEWEIRLPAELARRKAEAEAAGRTAIAVAWDGEARAVLEVADAVKDTSAEAIVRLRALGLTPILLTGDNRAVAESVAAEVGIDEVYAEVMPQDKVDVVKRLQGRGRSVAMVGDGVNDAAALAQADLGLAMGTGTDAAIEAGDLTLVRGDLRAAADAIRLARRTLGTIRTNLFWAFAYNVAALPLAAAGLLNPMIAGAAMAFSSVFVVGNSLRLRGFRAGV encoded by the coding sequence GTGTCCACGCACACCACTGCCACCGCCGGTACCGGCACCGCAGAGGTCGAGCTCGCCATCGGCGGCATGACCTGTGCCTCGTGCGCGGCCAGGATCGAGAAGAAGCTCAACCGGATGGACGGGGTCGAGGCCACCGTCAACTACGCCACCGAGAAGGCCCGGGTCAGCTTCCGGGACGAGGACGTCTCCGTACGGGATCTGATCGCCACGGTCGAGAGGACCGGCTACACCGCGCACGAGCCCGCTCCCCCGGTCCGTGACCACGACGAGGCCGCGACGGGCCCGGCGGAGGCGGACGAGCTGCTGCCGCTGCGGCAGCGGCTGCTCACCGCGGTCGTGCTGGCGGTGCCGGTGATCGCGATGGCGATGATCCCCGCGCTCCAGTTCGACAACTGGCAGTGGCTCTCCCTCACCCTCGCGGCCCCCGTCGTCACCTACGCCGCCTGGCCCTTCCACCGGGCCGCGTGGACCAACGCGCGGCACGGCGCGGCCACGATGGACACGCTGATCTCGCTCGGCACCTCCGCCGCGTTCCTCTGGTCGGTGTGGGCGCTGTTCTTCGGCACCGCCGGGATGACCGGCATGACCCACCCCTTCGAGCTGACCGTCGGGCGCGGCGACGGCGCCGGGAGCATCTATCTCGAAGTGGCCGCCGGGGTCACCGCCTTCATCCTCGCCGGGCGCTATTTCGAGGCCCGCTCCAAGCGGAAGGCGGGCGCCGCGCTGAAGGCGCTGCTGGAGCTCGGCGCGAAGGAGGTCACCGTCCTGCGCGAGGGGCGCGAGACGACCGTGGACACGGCGGACCTGCGGACCGGGGACCGGTTCCTGGTGCGGCCGGGCGAGAAGATCGCCACGGACGGGCTCGTCGTCGAGGGCAGCTCGGCGGTGGACGCGTCCATGCTCACCGGCGAGTCCGTTCCGGTGGAGGTCGGCGTCGGCGACCCGGTGACCGGCGCCACGCTCAACGCGGGCGGCCGGCTCGTCGTCGAGGCGACCCGCGTCGGCGCCGACACCCAGCTCGCCAGGATGGCGAAGCTGGTCGAGGACGCGCAGAACGGCAAGGCGGCGGCGCAGCGGCTGGCGGACCGGATCTCGGCGGTGTTCGTCCCCGTCGTGATCGCGCTGGCGCTCGGCACGCTGGGCTTCTGGCTGGCCGACGGGGCGGGCCCGACGGCGGCGTTCACGGCGGCCGTCGCCGTCCTGATCATCGCCTGCCCCTGCGCCCTCGGACTCGCCACCCCGACCGCCCTCATGGTCGGCACAGGACGCGGCGCCCAGCTCGGCATCCTCATCAAGGGCCCCGAAGTCCTGGAGACCACCCGCCGCATCGACACCATCGTGCTGGACAAGACCGGCACCGTCACCACCGGCCGCATGACCCTCCAGACCATCCACACCACACCCGGCACCACCGAACACGACACACTCCGCCTCGCCGGCGCCCTCGAACACGCCTCCGAACACCCCATCGCCCAAGCCATCGCCACCGCAGCCACCGACCTCACCGGCACCCCCCACCCCACCCCCGAGGACTTCACCAACATCCCCGGGCTCGGCGTCCAGGGCATCGTCGACGGGCATGCCGTGCTCGTCGGGCGGGAACAGCTGCTGGCCGAGTGGGAGATACGTCTCCCGGCCGAACTGGCCCGCCGCAAGGCCGAGGCGGAGGCCGCGGGCCGGACGGCGATCGCGGTGGCCTGGGACGGCGAGGCGCGCGCGGTGCTGGAGGTGGCCGACGCGGTGAAGGACACGAGCGCCGAGGCGATCGTGCGGCTGCGCGCCCTCGGGCTGACCCCGATCCTGCTGACCGGCGACAACCGGGCGGTGGCCGAGTCGGTCGCGGCCGAGGTCGGCATCGACGAGGTGTACGCGGAGGTCATGCCGCAGGACAAGGTGGACGTCGTCAAGCGGCTCCAGGGCCGGGGCCGTTCGGTGGCGATGGTCGGCGACGGGGTGAACGACGCGGCCGCCCTCGCCCAGGCCGATCTGGGGCTGGCGATGGGCACGGGGACGGACGCGGCGATCGAGGCCGGTGACCTGACCCTGGTGCGCGGGGACCTGCGGGCGGCGGCGGACGCGATCCGGCTGGCGCGCAGGACCCTGGGCACCATCCGCACCAACCTGTTCTGGGCCTTCGCCTACAACGTGGCCGCCCTGCCGCTGGCGGCTGCGGGGCTGCTGAACCCGATGATCGCGGGGGCGGCGATGGCGTTCTCGTCGGTGTTCGTGGTCGGCAACTCGCTGCGGCTGCGCGGGTTCCGGGCCGGGGTGTAG
- a CDS encoding MurR/RpiR family transcriptional regulator, whose translation MTNDLKESFSADSPPAPAALAAKVRTLAPSMTRSMQRVAEAVAGDPAGCAALTVTGLAELTGTSEATVVRTARLLGYPGYRDLRLALAGLAAHQESGRAPAVTADIAVDDPIADVVAKLAYDEQQTLADTAAGLDTVQLGAAVAAAATARRIDIYGVGASSLVGQDLAQKLSRIGLIAHSHMDPHLAVTNAVQLRSGDVAIAITHSGSTGDVIEPLRVAFDRGATTVAITGRPDGPVTQYADHVLTTSTARESELRPAAMSSRTSQLLVVDCLFIGVAQRTYETAAPALAASYEALAHRHNPRTR comes from the coding sequence GTGACCAATGACCTGAAGGAAAGTTTCAGCGCCGATTCGCCGCCGGCCCCGGCAGCCCTGGCCGCCAAGGTGCGGACGCTCGCCCCGTCCATGACCCGCTCCATGCAGCGGGTCGCCGAGGCCGTCGCCGGCGACCCGGCGGGCTGCGCCGCCCTCACGGTCACCGGTCTCGCCGAGCTCACGGGCACCAGCGAGGCCACCGTGGTCCGCACCGCCCGCCTCCTCGGCTACCCCGGCTACCGCGACCTGCGCCTCGCGCTGGCCGGTCTCGCCGCCCACCAGGAGTCCGGCCGGGCCCCCGCCGTCACGGCGGACATAGCGGTCGACGACCCGATCGCCGACGTGGTCGCCAAGCTGGCCTACGACGAGCAGCAGACCCTCGCCGACACGGCCGCCGGGCTCGACACCGTGCAGCTCGGTGCCGCCGTCGCCGCGGCCGCCACCGCCCGCCGCATCGACATCTACGGGGTGGGCGCCTCCTCCCTCGTCGGCCAGGACCTCGCCCAGAAGCTGTCCCGGATCGGCCTGATCGCGCACTCCCACATGGACCCGCACCTCGCGGTGACCAACGCCGTGCAGCTGCGCTCCGGCGACGTGGCCATCGCCATCACGCACTCCGGCTCCACGGGCGACGTCATAGAGCCGTTGCGCGTCGCCTTCGACCGGGGCGCGACGACGGTCGCCATCACCGGCCGCCCCGACGGACCGGTCACGCAGTACGCCGACCACGTGCTGACCACGTCCACGGCCCGGGAGAGCGAGCTGCGCCCGGCCGCGATGTCGAGCCGCACCAGCCAGCTCCTGGTCGTCGACTGCCTGTTCATAGGAGTCGCGCAGCGTACGTACGAGACGGCGGCCCCGGCCCTGGCCGCCTCCTACGAGGCGCTGGCCCACCGCCACAACCCGCGCACCCGCTGA
- a CDS encoding glycoside hydrolase family 9 protein has translation MNASSPPSPTGRARVRRRVSGALALAALLGGALTAPAAAADDEPAPAPEQITNGDFSAGTAPWWWTANASAAVTDGRLCTDAPAGTADPWDVIVGQNDIPLVAGETYTLTYTATSTVPLSIHTNVQMATDPYTSDLSATDRIGTDAVPVTHVFTATTDRDAAQLAFQIGGGDRATTFCLDDVSLRGGAEPPVHEPDTGSPVRVNQVGYLPQGPKTGTLVTDATTPLPWTLRAADGSAAATGTTVPGGVDPTSRQNVHTFDFSAVTATGDGYTVEADGQVSEPFSIRADLYDTLRGDSLAYFYQNRSGIAIDADLAGEQYARPAGHLGVAPNKGDTDVPCQPGVCDYRLDVRGGWYDAGDQGKYVVNGGIAVAELMDTYERTLTADGAESAELGDGALRVPERGNGVPDILDEARWELDFMMRMQVPAGKPLAGMVHHKVHDAQWTGLPMMPHLDPQQRELHPPTTAATLNLAAAAAQCARLFAPYDADFAARCRTAAETAWTAAKAHPDVLADPADGTGGGTYEDSDVTDEFYWAAAELFTTTGQDTYRQALLASPLHGDTDAVFPADGGMWWGETAGLGVLTLATVPNGLPAAELARVRSVVTAAAGRYARQTEDQLYGVPYAPAGQNYVWGSNSQVLNNMIVLATAADLTGKAEYRDAVLRGADYLFGRNPLNQSYVTGYGERASENQHHRVWAHQSDPALPHPPPGSLAGGPNLTAPTSGDPEAAAKLTGCAAAMCYLDDNGSYATNEVAINWNAPLAFVASYLDDAGDGAGPARTCRVTYASHPWNTGSTTTVTVKNTGTEAVAPWSLTWLLPGDQRLGHTWSAELAQYGRTVTAAPLSWNRTLAPGASVDFGFNSSVSGPAADPGTVKLNGRACTAG, from the coding sequence GTGAACGCCTCTTCGCCCCCGTCCCCCACCGGCCGTGCCCGCGTCCGGCGCCGTGTGTCCGGGGCGCTGGCCCTGGCCGCGCTCCTCGGCGGCGCCCTCACCGCGCCCGCGGCCGCGGCCGACGACGAACCCGCGCCCGCCCCGGAGCAGATCACCAACGGCGACTTCTCCGCCGGGACGGCCCCCTGGTGGTGGACCGCCAACGCCTCCGCCGCCGTCACGGACGGCCGCCTCTGCACCGACGCACCGGCGGGGACCGCCGACCCGTGGGACGTGATCGTCGGCCAGAACGACATCCCGCTCGTCGCCGGGGAGACGTACACGCTCACCTACACCGCGACCTCCACCGTCCCGCTCTCCATCCACACCAATGTGCAGATGGCCACCGATCCGTACACGAGCGACCTCTCCGCCACCGACCGGATCGGCACGGACGCGGTCCCCGTCACCCATGTCTTCACCGCGACCACCGACCGCGACGCCGCCCAGCTCGCCTTCCAGATCGGCGGCGGCGACCGGGCGACGACCTTCTGCCTCGACGACGTCTCCCTGCGCGGCGGCGCCGAGCCGCCCGTCCACGAGCCCGACACCGGCTCGCCCGTCCGTGTCAACCAGGTCGGCTACCTCCCGCAGGGGCCCAAGACCGGCACCCTGGTCACCGACGCGACCACCCCGCTGCCGTGGACCCTCAGGGCGGCCGACGGATCGGCCGCCGCTACCGGCACCACCGTCCCGGGCGGCGTGGACCCGACCTCGCGGCAGAACGTGCACACCTTCGACTTCAGCGCCGTCACCGCCACCGGGGACGGCTACACCGTCGAGGCGGACGGGCAGGTCAGCGAGCCCTTCTCGATCCGCGCCGACCTGTACGACACCCTGCGCGGCGACTCGCTGGCGTACTTCTACCAGAACCGCAGCGGCATCGCGATCGACGCGGACCTGGCCGGCGAGCAGTACGCGCGCCCCGCCGGGCACCTCGGCGTCGCACCCAACAAGGGCGACACGGACGTGCCGTGCCAACCGGGCGTCTGCGACTACCGGCTCGATGTGCGGGGCGGCTGGTACGACGCCGGCGACCAGGGCAAGTACGTGGTCAACGGCGGCATCGCGGTGGCCGAACTGATGGACACCTACGAGCGGACGCTCACGGCCGACGGGGCGGAGTCCGCCGAACTCGGTGACGGGGCGCTGCGGGTGCCCGAGCGCGGCAACGGCGTCCCGGACATCCTCGACGAGGCGCGCTGGGAGCTCGACTTCATGATGCGCATGCAGGTCCCGGCCGGGAAGCCGCTGGCCGGCATGGTCCACCACAAGGTGCACGACGCCCAGTGGACCGGCCTGCCGATGATGCCCCACCTCGACCCGCAGCAGCGCGAACTGCACCCGCCGACCACCGCCGCCACGCTCAACCTGGCCGCGGCCGCTGCCCAGTGCGCCCGGCTGTTCGCCCCGTACGACGCGGACTTCGCCGCCCGCTGCCGTACGGCCGCCGAGACGGCGTGGACCGCGGCGAAGGCCCACCCGGACGTGCTCGCCGACCCCGCCGACGGCACGGGCGGCGGGACCTACGAGGACAGCGACGTCACCGACGAGTTCTACTGGGCCGCCGCCGAACTCTTCACCACCACCGGCCAGGACACCTACCGGCAGGCGCTCCTCGCCTCCCCGCTGCACGGCGACACTGACGCGGTCTTCCCGGCCGACGGCGGCATGTGGTGGGGCGAGACCGCCGGACTCGGCGTGCTGACCCTGGCCACCGTGCCCAACGGCCTGCCCGCCGCCGAACTGGCCCGGGTCCGCTCCGTGGTGACCGCGGCCGCCGGCCGCTACGCGCGGCAGACCGAGGACCAGCTGTACGGCGTGCCGTACGCCCCGGCCGGCCAGAACTACGTCTGGGGCTCCAACAGCCAGGTGCTCAACAACATGATCGTGCTGGCCACCGCCGCCGACCTCACCGGGAAGGCCGAGTACCGCGACGCGGTGCTGCGCGGCGCCGACTACCTCTTCGGCCGCAACCCGCTCAACCAGTCCTATGTCACCGGCTACGGCGAGCGCGCCTCGGAGAACCAGCACCACCGGGTCTGGGCCCACCAGAGCGACCCCGCCCTGCCGCACCCGCCGCCCGGCTCCCTCGCGGGCGGGCCCAACCTCACCGCCCCCACCTCCGGCGACCCGGAGGCCGCGGCGAAGCTCACGGGCTGCGCGGCCGCCATGTGCTACCTCGACGACAACGGCTCGTACGCCACCAACGAGGTCGCCATCAACTGGAACGCCCCGCTGGCCTTCGTCGCCTCCTATCTGGACGACGCCGGGGACGGCGCGGGCCCGGCGCGCACCTGCCGCGTCACGTACGCCTCGCACCCCTGGAACACCGGCTCGACGACCACGGTCACGGTGAAGAACACCGGCACCGAGGCGGTCGCCCCCTGGTCCCTGACCTGGCTGCTCCCCGGTGACCAGCGGCTCGGCCACACCTGGAGCGCCGAACTCGCCCAGTACGGACGCACGGTGACGGCCGCGCCGCTGTCCTGGAACCGCACGCTGGCGCCGGGCGCCTCGGTCGACTTCGGGTTCAACAGCAGTGTCTCGGGCCCGGCGGCCGACCCGGGAACGGTCAAGCTGAACGGGAGGGCGTGCACGGCGGGCTGA
- a CDS encoding copper homeostasis protein CutC: protein MSNRAVLEVIALDAEDAVAAQAGGADRLELVTDMAADGLTPSCATFAAIRAAVDIPLRVMLRVADGFAAGDVDVLVRKARELRAEGADEFVLGFLDEDGNPDLVAVERIVAELGGCRWTFHRAIDRAADRDALRKSLADLPGLDTYLTAGSAAGVDEGIPTLVVEAARRGEPGYEPQILVGGGLCLEHLPELLDAGIDAVHIGGAARPHGWSGPVDAAAVGKWRDTLDA, encoded by the coding sequence ATGAGCAACCGTGCAGTCCTGGAGGTGATCGCTCTCGACGCGGAGGACGCGGTCGCGGCCCAGGCGGGTGGTGCGGACCGGCTTGAGCTGGTCACCGACATGGCGGCGGACGGCCTCACCCCGTCCTGTGCGACCTTCGCGGCGATCCGTGCCGCGGTGGACATCCCGCTGCGCGTGATGCTCAGAGTCGCCGACGGCTTCGCGGCCGGCGACGTCGACGTCCTCGTACGCAAGGCGCGCGAGCTGCGCGCCGAGGGGGCGGACGAGTTCGTGCTCGGTTTCCTGGACGAGGACGGCAATCCCGACCTGGTCGCGGTCGAGCGGATCGTCGCCGAGCTGGGCGGCTGCCGCTGGACGTTCCACCGCGCGATCGACCGCGCCGCCGACCGGGACGCCCTGCGCAAGTCCCTCGCGGACCTGCCGGGCCTGGACACGTATCTCACCGCCGGTTCGGCCGCCGGTGTGGACGAGGGCATCCCCACGCTGGTGGTCGAGGCGGCCCGCCGGGGCGAGCCGGGCTACGAGCCGCAGATCCTGGTGGGCGGCGGCCTGTGCCTGGAGCACCTGCCGGAGCTGCTGGACGCGGGCATCGACGCCGTGCACATCGGCGGCGCCGCGCGTCCGCACGGCTGGTCCGGTCCGGTGGACGCGGCGGCGGTAGGCAAGTGGCGGGACACGCTCGACGCGTAG
- a CDS encoding substrate-binding domain-containing protein, giving the protein MPGARSDGLIAHGHRRIGFIGDLPARLYTRRERLAGYRAALAEAGLSHDRALVADAHDPAGAADATARLLALPDPPTALLSGNNVMTDGVLTEVSRSRRKDVAVVAFDDVPMAAILEPGLTVVAQEPATMGELAGALAVERLDGDRSRSRTLMVETRLVPRGSGELPAPRGAGRTL; this is encoded by the coding sequence TTGCCCGGGGCCCGCAGCGACGGTCTGATCGCGCACGGGCACCGCCGGATCGGCTTCATCGGCGATCTGCCGGCGCGGCTGTACACCCGCCGTGAACGGCTCGCCGGATACCGGGCCGCCCTCGCCGAGGCCGGTCTGTCCCACGACCGGGCGCTGGTCGCGGACGCCCACGACCCGGCGGGCGCCGCCGACGCGACGGCCCGGCTGCTCGCCCTGCCCGACCCGCCGACCGCCCTGCTGTCCGGGAACAACGTCATGACGGACGGGGTGCTGACGGAGGTCTCGCGCAGCCGCCGCAAGGATGTCGCGGTCGTCGCCTTCGACGACGTCCCCATGGCCGCGATCCTGGAGCCGGGGCTCACCGTCGTCGCCCAGGAACCCGCCACCATGGGCGAGCTGGCGGGGGCCCTCGCCGTCGAACGCCTCGACGGCGACCGCTCCCGCAGCCGCACCCTCATGGTCGAGACCCGCCTCGTGCCGCGCGGCTCCGGCGAACTCCCGGCCCCGCGCGGCGCGGGGCGGACGCTCTAA
- a CDS encoding DUF4031 domain-containing protein, whose translation MTLYIDPPDWPGHGRLWSHLVSDVSFEELHAFAASIGCPERAFERDHYDVPQSRYEDAVRAGARPIGSKELVRRITEAGLRRPKGRPAPG comes from the coding sequence GTGACCCTCTACATCGACCCGCCGGACTGGCCGGGGCACGGGCGGCTCTGGTCGCACCTGGTCAGCGATGTGTCGTTCGAGGAGCTGCACGCCTTCGCGGCGTCCATCGGCTGCCCCGAGCGCGCCTTCGAGCGCGACCACTACGACGTACCGCAGTCGCGGTACGAGGACGCGGTACGCGCCGGGGCCCGGCCCATCGGCTCCAAGGAGCTGGTCCGCCGGATCACGGAGGCGGGCCTGCGCCGTCCGAAGGGCCGCCCCGCCCCGGGCTGA
- a CDS encoding Cmx/CmrA family chloramphenicol efflux MFS transporter, producing the protein MPLAVYILGLSVFALGTSEFMLSGLLPPIADDMDVSIPRAGLLISAFAIGMVIGAPLLAVATLRLPRRTTLIALISVFGLGQVAGALAPTYEVLFASRVVSALACAGFWAVGAAVAIAMVPVNARARAMAVMIGGLSIANVLGVPLGAFLGENLGWRSAFWAVGAASAVALVGVATLIPRIPLPDEKPQLGREMSIYRDRQVWLSIVITALAAGGVFCAFSYLAPLLTDVAGLDSGWVPTVLALFGVGALIGTTIGGRVADAHLFGVLLSGIAASTVFLAALALFASNQAAVVTLSFLLGLSAFYTAPALNARMFNVAGAAPTLAGATTTAAFNLGNTGGPWLGGSVIDADFGFAATAWAGAAMTVLALVAVVFSLRLQRSRTSASRLVAGAPAAASRDAVEVCAPTTGS; encoded by the coding sequence ATGCCCCTGGCCGTATACATACTCGGCCTCTCGGTCTTCGCTCTCGGTACGAGCGAGTTCATGCTCTCCGGACTGCTGCCACCGATCGCCGACGACATGGACGTGTCGATCCCGCGTGCCGGACTCCTCATATCCGCGTTCGCGATCGGCATGGTGATCGGCGCCCCGCTGCTCGCCGTGGCGACGCTCCGGCTGCCGCGCCGCACCACGCTCATCGCCCTGATCTCGGTCTTCGGCCTCGGGCAGGTCGCGGGCGCGCTCGCGCCGACGTACGAGGTGCTCTTCGCGTCCCGGGTGGTCAGCGCCCTCGCGTGCGCCGGGTTCTGGGCGGTCGGCGCGGCCGTGGCCATCGCGATGGTGCCGGTGAACGCGCGGGCCCGCGCCATGGCCGTGATGATCGGCGGGCTCTCCATCGCCAATGTGCTGGGGGTGCCGCTGGGCGCCTTCCTCGGGGAGAACCTCGGCTGGCGTTCGGCGTTCTGGGCGGTCGGAGCGGCCTCGGCCGTGGCGCTCGTGGGGGTGGCGACGCTGATCCCGCGCATCCCGCTGCCGGACGAGAAGCCGCAGCTGGGGCGGGAGATGAGCATCTACCGCGACCGGCAGGTGTGGCTGTCGATCGTGATCACCGCGCTCGCGGCGGGCGGGGTGTTCTGCGCGTTCAGCTATCTGGCGCCGCTGCTGACGGATGTCGCCGGGCTCGACTCGGGCTGGGTGCCGACGGTGCTCGCCCTGTTCGGGGTCGGTGCGCTGATCGGTACGACGATCGGCGGCCGGGTCGCGGACGCGCACCTCTTCGGGGTGCTGCTGAGCGGGATCGCCGCCTCGACGGTGTTCCTGGCGGCGCTGGCGCTGTTCGCCTCGAACCAGGCCGCCGTGGTCACGCTGTCGTTCCTGCTGGGCCTGTCGGCGTTCTACACGGCGCCGGCGCTGAACGCCCGGATGTTCAATGTCGCGGGCGCCGCCCCGACCCTGGCGGGCGCGACGACGACCGCCGCGTTCAACCTGGGCAACACCGGTGGCCCCTGGCTGGGCGGCTCGGTGATCGACGCGGACTTCGGGTTCGCGGCGACCGCGTGGGCGGGGGCGGCGATGACCGTGCTGGCTCTGGTGGCCGTGGTGTTCTCGCTGCGGCTCCAGCGCTCGCGCACCTCCGCGTCCCGGCTGGTGGCGGGGGCGCCGGCCGCCGCGTCGCGCGACGCGGTCGAGGTGTGCGCGCCCACGACCGGCTCCTGA